One Streptomyces sp. 840.1 genomic window, AGGGGCACCAGATAGGCCTCGTTGGCCACGTTCACCCCGGGGTGCGAGGCGAGTTGTCCCTGCTGCGGACGGTGGACCGCCCGCGCGGCGGCCACGCTCTGCGCCAGCTGTCCGGCACGGGCGGCCAGCTCGGACGCTGCCCGGTAGGCGTCCCGGCTGTTGCGCTGGTCGGCCCGGCGCTGCCGCAGGTAGTCACGCCCCGTCCCGGCCGCGACGGACGTCACGGTGGCCGGCACCGGTACGGCCGCCGACGGATCGGCGTAGACCTTCACCCCCAGTTCGACGTGACCCTCCAGCCGGCCCAACAGCTCCTGGAACTGTTCGCGTTGACGGGCCAGCATGTCGACGACCCGGGTGTCGTCCAGATAGACCGTGGCCAGCCGCATGGGCAGGACGGCAGTCTCGGCGAACGCGGCCTCCACCACGGCGTGATGGGCGCGGGCGACCGCTTCGAGCCGCTCCAGATCCTCCATCTGCGCGGCGAGGCCCTGCTCGCTGAACGTCCCCGCCGGTACGGGGGAAACGAGCGCGCACAGCCCACCCTCGCCGACCGGATGCAGGGGGCGGCCGTCCACACCCGGCAGCCCGGAGACGAGCGCGCGCAGGGCCGGGCCGTCACGGCCCACGGCGTAGACGTACGTCATCTCCTCGGTGTCCGGGGCCGGAAGGCCGACGGGCGCGTCCGCTCCGGTGCTCATCGTTCCTCCTTCTGCTCGGCCCGAACAGCCCGGCCCCCGGCGTCCGTGGCACCCTCGGGAAGCCCGGCGGCCTCCCGCAGCCGCGCCAGTTCGGCGCGGAGCTGCTCGTTCTCCTCGGCCAGGCTGTCGCTCCCCGGCCGGGCCTCGGTCTCCCGCGCGGGGCGGGCCCGGGAGGACAGCGAGGGGTCGTGCTCCCACCAGTCGATGCCCATCTCCTTGGCCTTGTCGACGGAGGCGACGAGCAGCCGGAGCTTGATGGTGAGCAGCTCGATGTCGAGCAGGTTGATCTGGATGTCACCGGCGATGACGATGCCCTTGTCCAGCACCCTTTCCAGGATGTCGGCGAGGTTGGCCGAGGAACCCTGCTGCCCGTATGCCGGGGCGGCCGCCCTGGGCGGCGCCGGCAGTCGGCCGGCGAGTGAATCGGACACGGTCTCTCACGCCTTTCCGTGGGGTGTCGGTGGGGGTCTGTGCGCTGCCCCGGTCACCGGTCGGCGGCGGCCGTACGACGGCGGGAGCGGCGGGCCGGGCGGGGCTCCTCGGCCTCGTCCTCGTACGCGGGCTCGTCCTCCTCGTCCGCGACGTCCTCGGCTTCGTCCTCCGGCTCGTCCAACTCGTCCACCGGCTCCTCGTCGGCGTCCTCGTCCTCGACGTCGTCGTCCTCGACGTCCTCGTCCGCGACGTCCTCGACGTCCTCGGTGTCTTCGTCGTCGGCGTCTTCGTCGTCGTCGTCGGCGTCTTCGTCGTCGTCGGCGGCCGGCTCCTCGTCGGCCGGCTCCTCGTCGTCGTAGTCGGGTTCGGCCTCCTCGCCGGGCTCCCCGTCCTCGGAGACGTCGCCGTCGGCGCCCTCGTCGTTCTGCGCCTCTTCCTCTTCGACGGCCTCGTCATGGCTGACGACCACTTCACCGTCACGGATCTCGCCGCGCCAGCTGTCGGTCGCCTCGCCGCGCATCATGATGAACTTCCGGTACAGCTTCAGATCGAGCCGGGCCCGGCGGCCCTGGGCGCGCCAGATGTTGCCCGTCTTCTCGAACAGGCCCTTGGGGAAGTACTCCAGGACCAGCAGAACGCGGGTGAGCCCGTCGGTGATCGCGTGGAAGGTGACCACGCCCTTGACGGTGCCCTTGGCGCCTTCGGTGGTCCAGGTGATGCGTTCGTCGGGCACCTGCTCGGTGACGTTCGCCTTCCAACTGCGCGTGGACTTGGCGACCTTCACCTTCCAGTTGCTGCTGGTGTCGTCCGCCTTCTCCACACTCACAACGCCCTTGGCGAACGAGCTGAACTCCTGGAACTGCGTCCACTGGTCGTACGCCTCGCGGACCGGCACACCGACGTCGATGTCCTCGACGATGGTGACGCTCTTGGACTTGCCCCCGCCGGACTTGCGCCCCTTGCCGAACAAACCCTTGACCTTGTCCTTGATCGTGTCCTTGACGTGGGAGGCGCCCGCGCTCAGCGCGGCCTGGCCGGGCGACTTGCCCTCGCTGAGGGCCTGCCCGCCCTTGGCGAGGCTCTTGAAGGCACCCCCGCCGCTGCCCGGCTCCGCGAGCTTGGACACCGAGTCACCGAGCCGGTGTCCCAGCTGGGTCACCGCGTGTTCGGCACGCGCCCGGACGTAGTTCTGCAGTTCGTCCTTGAGGCGGTCGGTGGCCGGGTTCTTGACCACGTCGTCCTTGATTCCGCCGAGTGTGGATTCAGGCATTGCCGCCTCCCCGGGTCTTGCGGGCGGCGGAGGCCGCGGTCTTGCGTGCGGTGCCGCTGCGGCTGCGCGCGGGGGCGGAGGCCTTGCTCGCGCTCCCGGACCGGCTGCGGCTCGACGACGACCGGCTCCCCGAGCCCGACTTGGTGCCCGATTCGGAGCTCTTGGAGCCCGACTTGGAGCCGGACCTGCGGGGAGCGCTCTTGCGCGTCCCGCCCCCGTCGGTGTCCTCGTCCTGCTCCGTCTCGGCCTCGTCGTCGGCCGCCGTGCTGTCCTCGACGTCCTCCTCCGGCTCCTCGTCATCGGCCCCGGGCCCGGCCGCCAGCGCCTGGGTGCGCTGCTGGAGCGAGTCGGCCAGACTGCCGGCCCGCTGCGTGACGGCCTTGGTAGCCGCCGTCCTGGTGGCATCCACCAGTTCCTTGCGCACCTGGTCGTTGAGGGAGCCCAGGACCGGAGAAGCGGCGAGCGTCTTGCCGAGCTGCCTCGGGTCGAGGTCGAACTTCTTGCCGATGAGGAACATCCCGAACCCCAGGGCGAGTTTGGCCTTCTTCGTACGCCCCAGCAGGTATCCCCCCACCAGAGCGGCACCTATCTTGGCATTTTTCGTCATCTGAACTGCACCTCGGATCTCCCCCTGTCACGTGTGGTTGGAGCTGATGGTCATGGCGTGGACCGTTTGCTCTGTCGGTACTCCTCGATCGCGTCGAGGCGGTCGAGGAGTTCGTCCTCGCACCGGTCGAACTCGTCGGCGTCGATGAGGCCGTTGTTCAGGTCCTGTTCCAGCTGCGCGAGCCGGGCGCGCACCGGCTCGGGGTCGTAGTACTCGTCCTCAGCGGCCTGAACCACTTGTTCGAGTACCCAGACCGACCCCCGTACGGGAGCCAGCGGCAGGGTCAAGATGGTGGTGACAAGGCCCATGGCGGCAGATCACCTCCACTCTCCTGGGAGCCGGACGGGCCGCGGTGATCAGACGAAGCTGTACGGCGGCAGCGGCCCGGTCAGGGTGTACGAGTACCCTTCGCCCCGCTGGTCCGCCTCGCGCTGGACCGCGTTCACGAAGGTGTCGGTGCCTGCCCGGGGCACGAGGAAGGACAGGTTGAGGAACTGCTGGGGTGCGGGCTCCGCGTGCGAGCTGCGGGTGGCCACGTCGGCCAGCCGGGCCGCCACTTCCGCGGCCTCCCGCTCGTGGCGGGCGCTCACCTCACGGGCCACCAGCTCCCCGAGGGCGACTCGATCCTCGTGGCCGCCCTGGGCGCGGGTCCGCTCGTTGAGCTGCCGTATCTCGTCGGATTCGGCCATGATCTCCCGCAGGAGATCCTCCTCGTCCCGGCCGGCCTTCAGGTTGTACTCCACCTGGCCGTCCAGCTCCGTCAGCCGCTCACGGTAGGCGTCGGCCTCCCGGTCCAGGGCCGCGGTGACCTCTTCGTCGTCCGGCCCCACCAGACCGAAACGCATGGGCAGGGTCGCACCGCCCGCCATCAGCGACTCCAGCACGCTCTGGTGGGCCATGACGTCCCGCCGCTTCGCGCGAAGCCCGGGAGGGGCGTCGCTGACCACGGCGGCGAGCCGGTCGGTCTGCAGGGTGCGCAGTTCCGAGGGCGGTTCGCCCACGCCGTGCAGGCCGTTCAGGGGCAACGGGTGGTCGGCACGGGTAATGGCGTAGATGTAGGTGGGCACCGCTACTCCTGTCGCTGGGACTGACGGCTGGATGTGGACTTGCGGGCAGGACGCTTACGAGGCTCCTCCTCGGATTCCTCGCTCTTGCCCTGCAACGACTCGCTGAACGCTTCGACGGCTCCGGTCAGCGCGCCCTTGGACTTGCCTTTGGCACCGTTCTCCGTCATGTCGCCGACCAGATCGGTCAGCTGGCTCGGCGCCTTGCGGCCGGACTCGAGGTCGAGCCGGTTGCAGGCCTCGGCGAACCGCAGATAGGTGTCGACACTGGCGACCACCACCCGGACATCGATCTTGAGGATCTCGATGCCCACCAGGGATACGCGGACGAACGCGTCGATGACCAGGCCGCGGTCGAGTATGAGCTCAAGAACGTCGTAGAGATTTCCTGAGCCGCCGCTCCCTCCGGCCGTCGCATTGCTCTGCTGCACGAGTGTCATGGGAACTCCTTTCAGAGATCTACGTCTTGTCCGGTCACGTCATTCCGATTGACTGACGACGTGATTTCAGCGCCGATCGATCTGGCCTCTGGCGTATCGACGCAGCCGTTCGTAAGCCATGAGCCTTCCCTGCGGATCGAGTTGCACCCGGTAGGAGGCCATAACGCTCATGGTGTCCGGAACCCTCTCCAGCTCAAGAACCTCCACATCCGCCGCCCAGCCGTCCTCGGTCGCCTTGACCGCCGAAACGGAGCCGGGCTCGCACTGGAGCAATTCTGTGAGCTGCGCGGAGGCCTGCCGCATAGCGGTAGGGACGTCAACGCGCTTTTCGTCGTGCGCCTTATCGGTGTCGTGCTCCTTATCGGTGTCCTTTTCGGTACTCATCCTCCGCCTGTCGCCGGGGAGGGCCGCTCGCTGGTCGGCCTCCGTCGTTCGTGGCTTACGTTCGCCTGCCCTTGCAGTCCGGACGTATGCACGAACGAAGCAGGAATGACGAGACGCCTTCCCGGCAACGGATTTGTCTCTCTGTCAACGATGTGAAGAAAGCCCCAGTCCAAGGCGGTCCC contains:
- a CDS encoding GvpL/GvpF family gas vesicle protein, coding for MSTGADAPVGLPAPDTEEMTYVYAVGRDGPALRALVSGLPGVDGRPLHPVGEGGLCALVSPVPAGTFSEQGLAAQMEDLERLEAVARAHHAVVEAAFAETAVLPMRLATVYLDDTRVVDMLARQREQFQELLGRLEGHVELGVKVYADPSAAVPVPATVTSVAAGTGRDYLRQRRADQRNSRDAYRAASELAARAGQLAQSVAAARAVHRPQQGQLASHPGVNVANEAYLVPLTHTEQLRRELAALADGTPGVSVEVTGPWAPYSFATAPAAQGADGGGAR
- a CDS encoding gas vesicle protein; translated protein: MSDSLAGRLPAPPRAAAPAYGQQGSSANLADILERVLDKGIVIAGDIQINLLDIELLTIKLRLLVASVDKAKEMGIDWWEHDPSLSSRARPARETEARPGSDSLAEENEQLRAELARLREAAGLPEGATDAGGRAVRAEQKEER
- a CDS encoding SRPBCC family protein, with amino-acid sequence MPESTLGGIKDDVVKNPATDRLKDELQNYVRARAEHAVTQLGHRLGDSVSKLAEPGSGGGAFKSLAKGGQALSEGKSPGQAALSAGASHVKDTIKDKVKGLFGKGRKSGGGKSKSVTIVEDIDVGVPVREAYDQWTQFQEFSSFAKGVVSVEKADDTSSNWKVKVAKSTRSWKANVTEQVPDERITWTTEGAKGTVKGVVTFHAITDGLTRVLLVLEYFPKGLFEKTGNIWRAQGRRARLDLKLYRKFIMMRGEATDSWRGEIRDGEVVVSHDEAVEEEEAQNDEGADGDVSEDGEPGEEAEPDYDDEEPADEEPAADDDEDADDDDEDADDEDTEDVEDVADEDVEDDDVEDEDADEEPVDELDEPEDEAEDVADEEDEPAYEDEAEEPRPARRSRRRTAAADR
- a CDS encoding gas vesicle protein GvpG, whose amino-acid sequence is MGLVTTILTLPLAPVRGSVWVLEQVVQAAEDEYYDPEPVRARLAQLEQDLNNGLIDADEFDRCEDELLDRLDAIEEYRQSKRSTP
- a CDS encoding GvpL/GvpF family gas vesicle protein: MPTYIYAITRADHPLPLNGLHGVGEPPSELRTLQTDRLAAVVSDAPPGLRAKRRDVMAHQSVLESLMAGGATLPMRFGLVGPDDEEVTAALDREADAYRERLTELDGQVEYNLKAGRDEEDLLREIMAESDEIRQLNERTRAQGGHEDRVALGELVAREVSARHEREAAEVAARLADVATRSSHAEPAPQQFLNLSFLVPRAGTDTFVNAVQREADQRGEGYSYTLTGPLPPYSFV
- a CDS encoding gas vesicle structural protein GvpA: MTLVQQSNATAGGSGGSGNLYDVLELILDRGLVIDAFVRVSLVGIEILKIDVRVVVASVDTYLRFAEACNRLDLESGRKAPSQLTDLVGDMTENGAKGKSKGALTGAVEAFSESLQGKSEESEEEPRKRPARKSTSSRQSQRQE
- a CDS encoding gas vesicle protein, whose translation is MSTEKDTDKEHDTDKAHDEKRVDVPTAMRQASAQLTELLQCEPGSVSAVKATEDGWAADVEVLELERVPDTMSVMASYRVQLDPQGRLMAYERLRRYARGQIDRR